A portion of the Bacteroidota bacterium genome contains these proteins:
- a CDS encoding transglutaminase-like domain-containing protein, which produces MKEEEVKALISLLDDPDEEIFSLISQSLLKQGPEIIPELEKAWEYSLDSNLQLRLEKIIQEIQFSHVKNNLREWTNSGGDNLLEGAYYVAKYQYPDLRFDDITEKINKLKRDIWLELNNNLTALEKVRIINHVLFETHKFTSNSTSFYSPQNSFINNVLDRKKGNQITLSILYLSVVQQLELPIFGVNLPKNFILAYVDAKSYMEASKLLKDLKNVLFYINPYNKGSVLGNREIEYYLKQQKIDPRDTYFLPCSNIEIIQRLLQNLIYSYEKFGPPEKINLVQELVKIVSQTEI; this is translated from the coding sequence ATGAAAGAAGAGGAAGTAAAAGCGCTAATCAGTTTGCTTGACGATCCTGATGAGGAAATTTTCTCCCTGATTTCACAGAGTTTGTTAAAGCAAGGCCCTGAGATTATTCCCGAACTTGAAAAAGCGTGGGAATATTCGTTGGATAGCAATTTACAATTAAGGTTAGAAAAAATCATACAAGAAATTCAATTCAGTCATGTCAAAAATAATCTCAGGGAATGGACAAATTCGGGTGGGGACAATCTTCTTGAAGGAGCATATTATGTGGCAAAATACCAGTACCCCGATTTAAGGTTTGACGATATTACAGAAAAAATCAATAAATTAAAGAGGGATATCTGGTTGGAATTAAACAATAACCTCACGGCCCTTGAAAAAGTAAGAATCATTAACCACGTGCTTTTTGAAACGCATAAGTTTACCAGCAACAGCACCAGCTTTTATTCGCCTCAGAATTCATTCATTAACAACGTACTAGACAGAAAGAAAGGCAATCAAATCACACTGTCTATCCTATATCTATCAGTAGTTCAACAGCTTGAACTACCCATTTTTGGAGTCAACCTTCCTAAAAATTTCATCCTTGCCTATGTGGATGCAAAAAGTTATATGGAAGCTTCCAAGTTGCTGAAAGATTTGAAAAATGTTTTGTTCTACATTAATCCCTATAATAAAGGATCAGTATTAGGAAACCGGGAAATCGAATATTACCTGAAACAGCAGAAAATCGACCCCCGCGATACTTACTTCCTGCCCTGCAGCAATATAGAAATCATTCAGCGACTGCTTCAAAACCTGATATACTCTTATGAAAAATTCGGGCCTCCCGAAAAAATCAATCTGGTCCAGGAACTGGTCAAAATCGTATCCCAAACAGAAATATAA